The nucleotide sequence GCTGCGAGGGCGCCGTCACGCCGAACCGGAACGGTAACACGGTCGCTCCTTGGTCCAGGAACCAGCGTGCCACTTCGGCGTGCGCGGCGAGCTCCTCGGGTGTCGGTCGCTCGACCTGTTCGGCAAGGTCACTGGCAGCTACCACCAGCGGGCCGCACTTCACGAGGTGCACGGCAGTTCCGCGTATACCGGGAACGGGGAGCGCGAGGTTCCTCGGGTTCAGCGCATCCGGATCAGCGGCGGCGTACACGTGCCAGTTGGACATTCCCACGACCCTCCTGGAGGAAGGAAACCCTGGCCCCAGCATCGACCCGGAGCTGGCCGGAAACGAATTCGACCAGATACACGTTCTCGCGCTGGCCTGCCTCCAGGTCCTTCACCACTCGGGTCACCCACCGCAGGAGGTTTGCGGGGCGAGCGGTACGTCCATCGTGTTTCACCCGACCATCTCTCCTTCTCGTGCCTCGCCGGTTTGCCCCGAGAGGCCCACCAGATCGGCCGCGATCGACCGCAGACGTGCATCCGCCGGATCCACCGGGATACCCTCGGCCACCACGATTCTCGCTGCCATGAGTACGGCTCGTAGCAGTGAACCCCGCGGCCTCGCGCCCGGCCGCGCGGCCCAATGCGCGATGGTCTCGACCAGGGTATGAGCTTGATCGGGCGTGATCCCCGTACGGGCGGCGGCGATCGAGACCATTTCGTCCAACCCGTAGCCCGGCAGCGTCAGGGTGACCACCCGGTCGAGCAACGCTTCCTGTACTGCGTGCACGCCTGCTTGCTCGCCGGGATTGCTCGTCAGAATGAGCCGGAACTCCGGATGAACCCGGAGAAACGTCACATCCCCATGGGCGGTCGGCAGGGGCAGGATCCGTTCTTCCAAAACGGGCAGGAGCACGTTGTTGGCCTCCGGCCGGGACCGCGTGAACTCGTCGTAAACCATGACGCCTCCCGAGCGGCACGCGATGGCCAGTCGGTTCGCCACCCACCGCTCCGTCAAAGACTCCTCGCGCCGGTGCACGGAGCGGATGAATTCGTCGACCACCAAGCGCCTGGTGAAACCGAGCGGTGCGCCTACGAGTTCGGTAGTGGAGAGTACCTCGTCACCGTGTAGGAGGTGTACCGAACGACCGAGCCGGTGCGCGAGGTGCAGCGCCAGGGTGGTCTTGCCTACTCCGGGCTGCCCGCTGAGATGCACGGGTATACCGTTTGCGAGGTACATGAACGCCCGCTCGATGAGACCGGCAATGGAAGGAGTGACGACGACTCCGGCGTGCTCCTGCATACCATCGCTCCTCGTGCTGCTCGAGGCGGTTCCGGTGCCCGGGAATCGCGGCGCCGCCGAGGGCCTTGCCCGGCCACTCCCGGCGGCGCCGGGCGAAGAAAGCGCCGTTCTGTTCACGCCGGAACCGGAGCCGGCGTCGGCTGGAGCAGGCCGACAGCGTCGGCATACTTCAGCCAGGTGTCAACTGAGGCAATGACCACACGGGCTTCAACGGCGAGGAGCTCAATCCCTACCAGGGAGACCTTCGCCCAGAGGTCGACGACGACTCCCTTATCGAGAACCCGGTCGAGCACCTCAACAAGACTGGACGGCTGCGTGCTCGTTCGGATAGACAATTTCGACCCCCCTCTGCCGCAATGGGTGATTTGCCCTACCGGTATATGCCCCTCGAAACCCGGCGTTGTTAGCGCTGCGGAGCCATTGCCCGGGATCCGCCCGTTCTCCACTGGCTCCTGGGGGTGGCTCCCGGCAGGCGAACCCTGCCGACCAGCGCCTGTTGACCTCACGACAGCAACTACATATCATTAGCGATAGCAGAACCTGGAGACAGGAGGAAACTCCTCGTCGCCGAGCCGGGCTGCGCCCAGCCGGGCGTCCGCGAGCCCGGCGAGGGGGATGGCCGGTGGCACGCAGCGGCCTCATCGACTTCTCCAAGCTCTCCGGCGGCTTGCTGCTGACGCGAGGGTTGCTGCCGTACTTCGTGCTGAAGCTCCTGGACGAGCGGGCGCCCCTGTGCGGCACGGAGCTCCTCGACGCCATCTACGACCTCACCGGGGGCCGTTGGCGGCCGTCGCCCGGCGCCATGTACCCCTTGCTGCGGCGGCTGCGCCGCCAGGGCCTCGTCAAGGCCACCCCGGCACGGCGGGGCGGGCGGCTCGTGCAGGAGTACGCCCTGACATCCGAGGGCCGAGCGGAGCTACGCCGGTTCCTGCACGAGATCCGGCCGCGTCTCGAACAGACCGTCGCACTGCTCCAGGTGCACCTGCACAGCCTGGGAGGGACATGGGATGACAGAGCCGGTCACAATGCCCCGGGCCCCGGGAGGGACTCCGGTCCCGGCGGCGGGACGAGGACAGCAGCCCGTTAGCGACGGTGAAGCAGGGTCACTGGCCGTCTGGGCCCGGGGGCTGGTCAAGACCTACGCCAACGGGGCCGTTCGGGCGCTCGACGGCGTCGACCTCGCCGTTCCGGCCAGCGCCATCTACGCCGTCGTCGGGCCCAACGGAGCCGGCAAGACGACCCTTCTGAGCATCCTGATGACGCTGGCCCGTCCTACTGCCGGCGAGGCCCGGGTGCTGGGGTACGACGTCGTCGCCGAGGCGGATGCGGTACGGCGGAAGATCGGGGTGGCGTTCCAGGAACTGAGCGTCGACCTCGACTTGCCGGGACGGGCGGTGCTGGAGTTTCACGCTCGACTCTATGGGATGGGCGCCCAAGAGCGCGAGCGCCGCATCGCCGAGCTGGCAGAGCTCGTGGGGCTCGGGGCGGGGCCTGAACGACGAGGGGCCGGGCGGGCGCCCGGCGGCGTGCTCGACCGAAAGGTGGGCACGTACTCGGGCGGGATGAAGCGCCGCCTGGAGCTCGCCCGGGCGCTACTCTCCCGGCCTCGGTTGCTGTTCCTTGATGAGCCCACGGCCGGCCTCGACCCGCAAAACCGCGAGGCTCTGTGGGACGCCATCCGCGACCTGCGCCGGCGGGACGGCGTCACCGTGGTGCTGACCACGCACTACCTCGAGGAGGCCGAACGGCTGGCCGACCGAGTGGCAGTCATCGATCGCGGGCGGATTCTCCAGGAGGGCACCCCTGGCGAGCTGGTGCGGGCACTCGGGGAGGAAGTCATCTACGTGGGCGGAGAGCGGCGGGGCTCTGGGGGAGCTGGCGCCACCCGCGACGAGGATGAAGGTGCGCTTCGGGCGCTGGGGGAGGTCCTCGTGAAGGCGGGCCTGGCCCGATGGTTCTCGATGGACACCCGGTTGCAGCTGGGCGTGGCGGCATCGGAGCCGGTTCTGCCGGAGCTCGTGCGGCTCGCACAGGAGCAGGGGGTTCGTCTGCGAGAGCTCAGCGTCAGGCGCCCCTCGCTCCACGACGTGTTCCTCAAGCTGACCGGGCGGGCGCTGCGTGACGAGGCGGGAGACGAGGCCGGAGATGGGCATGGAGGCGAGGCCGGGTGAGCGGGTTTACGGCGCTTTACGCAAAGCAGATGTACCGGTTCGTGCGAAGCCCCATGGAGATGATGAGCACGCTTTTCATGCCGCTCATCCTGGTGGGGCTGTTTGGGGTGGGAATGGCGTCGGCACTGGGACGAGTGGCAGGCGGGTTAGCGGGCGGCGCGACGGTAGGGGGGCTGGCGGGCGCCGGAATGACGAGCGGCGGCGCAGGAGCAGGCTTCGGTGCCGCGTACCTGGCGTTCATGACGCCGGGGGCGGCGGCGCTCACCGTGCTCTCGTCGTCGGTCGTGGGCGGAGCCACGCTGCTTCAGGAGCGCCTCAACGGCGTCATCCGCCAGTACCTCGTCGCTCCGATCCCGAGGCTCGCGATTCTGGCCGGCAGCGTGTCGAGCTCCGTGACGAAGGCGGTCGGCCAGGCCGTGCTGATCGTGCTGCTGGCGGCGGTGCTCGGCGCACACATGCAGTTGCAGGGCCCTGCAACGCTGGCGGCGATGGCAGGAACGCTTGCGTTCGCGATAGGGTTCGCCGGGCTTTCCGCCTACTTTGCGTCCATCACGTCGACGATGGGCGCGTACCACGCGGTGATCAACATCTTCAACGTTCCGCTGCTGTTCGCAAGCAACGCCCTCTACCCCCTGAGCGTGCTACCGGGGTGGCTCCGGGCGCTGGCGCTCCTCAATCCCACGTCCTACGCTGTAGAGCTCGTGCGACTGGCGACCGGCGCCGGTGCGCCGGAACTGCTGGGGGTCGCGGGCGACCTCGCCGTGCTGGCGGGATTTGGGGCCGCCGGGCTCATGGTGGGGCTGAAGGGCGTCCGCCTCTGGGCCACGCCGCTATGAGCGCGGCGGCCCCGCATCGCTCGGCCGCCCGGCGTCGCTCGGCCGCCCGGCCCTCCCGAGAGCCGGAGAGCACGCAGGCCCGCATACCGTCACGCAGGCTGGCGTGCCAGGACCGCGAACTCTCGGGCGCGCGTCGCCTCGGGCCGGGTCAGCAGGCTGACGCCCACGAAAAGAGCGGCCGACACGGTGAGCCCCCACACGCCCGGCCACAACCCCAGCGGGCGCAGGCCGGTGAACTGCATCACGACCACCACCGCACCGCCCGCCACGATGCCTGCCAGTGCCCCTGCTGCCGTGCCCCGCTGCCAGTAGAAGGCCCCGATGAGCGCCGGGACTGTGACCAGCAGCCCGGCAGACGAGGCGACGGACAAGACTGCTACGAGGCCGGCCCGCAGGTTCGCAAACAAGAGGGCCAGCACCCCGATCGCGAGGATGGCAACCTTGCCCACGACCAGCTGCGCCCGGTCGTCGGCCTGCGGCCGCAGGGGGCGGAACAGGTCCCTGGCCACCATCGAGGAGAGGGTCAGCAGGATGGGGTTGACGGTGTCGATGGCGGCGGCCATGATGCCGACCATGGCCAGAAGGGCCGCAACCGGCGGGACGTACCCCGACCCCAATAGTTGCGGCGTTACCAGGTCAGGGTTGTCAAGACCCGGCAGCAGCACCCGGCCGGCAAATCCCCAGAGGATGGAGGTCAGGGTGTAGATGAAACCAAAGGCCAGGAAACCCAGGAGCATGCAGCGCATGACGCCGAGGTCCCTGGGCGCGAACAGTCGCTGGGACACCTGGGGATTGGACAGGGCGAAGAAAAACCATGGCAGCGACAGCCCGAGGAAGGTCTGCCATGAGAAATAACCGTTGCCCGGCACGACCAGCAGCTCGGGCGCATCCTGCGCCAGCCTGGCAAACAGCCCGCCTAACCCGCCGACCCGGGCGAGCACTACGCCCGTGACGAACAGCGCCGTCCCCATCGTGAACAGGGCCTGAACGGCCTGGGTCCACGCCACCGACTTCAGCCCGCCCATCCACGCCCAAGCCACGGACAGGGCCGCGGCCAACAGCAGCCCCACCTGGAAGGGAATGGCTCCGTGGCTCATCCCTTCCATCAGCAGCGCCACCCCCGTCAGCTGCGCGGAGCTGTAAGGGATGAGGAAGAGCACCGAGGCGCCGGCAACGACCATCCCGAGAACGGGGCTGGCGTAGCGAACCGCCAGCAGTTCGGCCGGGGAGACGAGCCTCCACCGGTGGCCGGCCCGCCAGAAGTGCGGCCCGAAGAAGGCCACCAGCGAAAGGCCTGCAAGGTAGATGAATTCGAAGCCCAGGGCGCCGACCCCGCCCCGGTAGGTCAGCCCCGCCAGGCCCACCATCATGAAGGCGCTGTAGGTAGCGGCGGCATAGCTCAGGGCCGACACCACCCCGCCCAGGCGCCGGTTCGCAAGAAAGTACGACTCCACCTGCCCCGTGACCCCGCGGCGGGCCATGGCAGCGACGAGGGTCCCGAACAGGCCGTACAGGGCGAACGCGCCGTAGAGCATCGCGGGGCTCATGGCCCGTTACGCCCCTCATGCCGGTAGCGGGCCTCGCTGCCGGCGGCGACGTCCGCGTCGGCGGGGCCGGCGCCCCACGAACGGGTCAGCCACGCGACCACGGCGATGGCCGCCA is from Limnochorda sp. L945t and encodes:
- the gvpN gene encoding gas vesicle protein GvpN — protein: MQEHAGVVVTPSIAGLIERAFMYLANGIPVHLSGQPGVGKTTLALHLAHRLGRSVHLLHGDEVLSTTELVGAPLGFTRRLVVDEFIRSVHRREESLTERWVANRLAIACRSGGVMVYDEFTRSRPEANNVLLPVLEERILPLPTAHGDVTFLRVHPEFRLILTSNPGEQAGVHAVQEALLDRVVTLTLPGYGLDEMVSIAAARTGITPDQAHTLVETIAHWAARPGARPRGSLLRAVLMAARIVVAEGIPVDPADARLRSIAADLVGLSGQTGEAREGEMVG
- the gvpA gene encoding gas vesicle structural protein GvpA, whose amino-acid sequence is MSIRTSTQPSSLVEVLDRVLDKGVVVDLWAKVSLVGIELLAVEARVVIASVDTWLKYADAVGLLQPTPAPVPA
- a CDS encoding PadR family transcriptional regulator, which gives rise to MARSGLIDFSKLSGGLLLTRGLLPYFVLKLLDERAPLCGTELLDAIYDLTGGRWRPSPGAMYPLLRRLRRQGLVKATPARRGGRLVQEYALTSEGRAELRRFLHEIRPRLEQTVALLQVHLHSLGGTWDDRAGHNAPGPGRDSGPGGGTRTAAR
- a CDS encoding ATP-binding cassette domain-containing protein, which produces MTEPVTMPRAPGGTPVPAAGRGQQPVSDGEAGSLAVWARGLVKTYANGAVRALDGVDLAVPASAIYAVVGPNGAGKTTLLSILMTLARPTAGEARVLGYDVVAEADAVRRKIGVAFQELSVDLDLPGRAVLEFHARLYGMGAQERERRIAELAELVGLGAGPERRGAGRAPGGVLDRKVGTYSGGMKRRLELARALLSRPRLLFLDEPTAGLDPQNREALWDAIRDLRRRDGVTVVLTTHYLEEAERLADRVAVIDRGRILQEGTPGELVRALGEEVIYVGGERRGSGGAGATRDEDEGALRALGEVLVKAGLARWFSMDTRLQLGVAASEPVLPELVRLAQEQGVRLRELSVRRPSLHDVFLKLTGRALRDEAGDEAGDGHGGEAG
- a CDS encoding ABC transporter permease yields the protein MSGFTALYAKQMYRFVRSPMEMMSTLFMPLILVGLFGVGMASALGRVAGGLAGGATVGGLAGAGMTSGGAGAGFGAAYLAFMTPGAAALTVLSSSVVGGATLLQERLNGVIRQYLVAPIPRLAILAGSVSSSVTKAVGQAVLIVLLAAVLGAHMQLQGPATLAAMAGTLAFAIGFAGLSAYFASITSTMGAYHAVINIFNVPLLFASNALYPLSVLPGWLRALALLNPTSYAVELVRLATGAGAPELLGVAGDLAVLAGFGAAGLMVGLKGVRLWATPL
- a CDS encoding sodium:solute symporter family protein; the protein is MSPAMLYGAFALYGLFGTLVAAMARRGVTGQVESYFLANRRLGGVVSALSYAAATYSAFMMVGLAGLTYRGGVGALGFEFIYLAGLSLVAFFGPHFWRAGHRWRLVSPAELLAVRYASPVLGMVVAGASVLFLIPYSSAQLTGVALLMEGMSHGAIPFQVGLLLAAALSVAWAWMGGLKSVAWTQAVQALFTMGTALFVTGVVLARVGGLGGLFARLAQDAPELLVVPGNGYFSWQTFLGLSLPWFFFALSNPQVSQRLFAPRDLGVMRCMLLGFLAFGFIYTLTSILWGFAGRVLLPGLDNPDLVTPQLLGSGYVPPVAALLAMVGIMAAAIDTVNPILLTLSSMVARDLFRPLRPQADDRAQLVVGKVAILAIGVLALLFANLRAGLVAVLSVASSAGLLVTVPALIGAFYWQRGTAAGALAGIVAGGAVVVVMQFTGLRPLGLWPGVWGLTVSAALFVGVSLLTRPEATRAREFAVLARQPA